Proteins found in one Candidatus Auribacterota bacterium genomic segment:
- a CDS encoding 4Fe-4S cluster-binding domain-containing protein — protein MIPSYLNLHRSGELAHRLEHARELQSPCRLCPRGCGAVRARGEKGFCRSGVAAKVFRYGPHFGEEPPLTGSGGSGTVFLSGCTMRCAYCQNYKFSQEGEGAEVSSEELALMFLALKQQGCHNVNWVTPSHFLPQILSALALAAGEGFDLPIVYNTSGYESLETLRILDGCVDIYLADMRYNSPDRAARYSGARDYPVINRAAIREMWEQVGGLATDESGIARKGLIIRHLVLPNDLSGTPEIFRFIAQEISPRAAVSLMSQYTPCHRASRDALLGRPVTEDEFSEGVDALAMYGLENGWIQEWSHAEGEEQFVGAAMEGNV, from the coding sequence GTGATCCCTTCCTACCTGAATCTCCATCGCTCGGGTGAACTCGCGCACCGTCTCGAACACGCCCGCGAGCTCCAGTCTCCCTGCCGCCTCTGCCCTCGCGGGTGCGGAGCGGTGCGGGCGAGGGGGGAGAAGGGGTTCTGCCGGTCTGGCGTGGCCGCGAAGGTCTTCCGGTACGGGCCGCATTTCGGCGAAGAGCCGCCCCTCACGGGATCGGGCGGTTCGGGTACGGTATTTTTGAGCGGCTGCACGATGCGCTGCGCCTATTGCCAAAATTATAAATTCAGCCAGGAGGGAGAAGGCGCCGAGGTGTCGTCAGAGGAGCTCGCCCTGATGTTCCTCGCGCTGAAACAGCAGGGGTGCCACAACGTCAACTGGGTCACCCCGTCGCATTTTTTGCCGCAGATCCTCTCCGCCCTCGCCCTCGCGGCGGGTGAGGGTTTTGATCTCCCCATCGTTTACAATACGAGCGGGTACGAGTCACTCGAAACACTCCGCATCCTCGACGGCTGCGTGGATATCTACCTTGCCGATATGCGGTATAATTCACCTGATAGAGCGGCCAGATATTCCGGCGCCCGTGACTACCCCGTGATCAACCGAGCCGCCATCCGTGAGATGTGGGAGCAGGTTGGCGGGCTCGCGACTGATGAGTCTGGTATTGCCAGGAAGGGATTGATCATCAGGCATCTCGTCCTCCCCAATGACCTGAGCGGCACGCCCGAGATCTTTCGGTTCATAGCTCAGGAGATTTCTCCCCGGGCGGCGGTGAGCCTGATGAGCCAGTACACACCGTGCCATCGTGCCTCCCGCGATGCCTTGCTGGGGCGGCCGGTGACCGAGGATGAGTTTTCCGAGGGGGTCGACGCCCTCGCGATGTACGGGTTGGAAAACGGATGGATTCAGGAGTGGTCCCATGCAGAGGGGGAGGAGCAGTTTGTAGGAGCGGCGATGGAGGGCAATGTGTGA
- the fusA gene encoding elongation factor G — protein MKGVPVEKVRTITLIGHGGCGKTSLLDAMMFLSGAHDRHGRVDAGSSIGDTSDEERSRKISIQSHPLHCTWKEHSIFIIDTPGYADFIGDVACSLRVADAALVVVDAVSGVDVGTMRVWKFADVHRLPRMIVISRLDKENADYGRCLEFIRHNFGEKCVPLFFPVGKQSALSGVADLLSGKGAEALDADAKAMAAKIKEKLVEAAAETDDSLLEKYLEAGSLSPEELAPALRRAVQAGSLVPVLCVSAEKETGIRELLDTICTLLPSPADSGEIKVGEAVIKPAPQEPFSALVFKSVTDPFVGQLTYFRIYSGTIQSNTSFYNASVQKSERFGHLYLIKGKEQISVEEGGPGDIIAVAKLKNTLVGNSLTAEGRPVEFPPLWLPKPVISFAVYSKKRGEEEKIATGLHRITQDDPTLKAVRNSETKEFILTGMGDLHIETAVQRLKNKFGVEVDLRTPAVPYKETIMIPAEGHERHKKQTGGRGQYAEVFLKVEPMGRGSGFEFVDDIVGGTIPKSFLPAIEKGVRGATGAGVVAGFPVVDFRVSCYDGSFHDVDSSNMAFELAGSKAFKDGMAKARPILLEPIYNLEVTVPAEYMGAITGDLNSKRGRIMGMEQIGELQKIKAQVPLAEMLRYCTELRSLTGGRGTFEMEFSSYEELPSALIPRIVAQFQAKKEEK, from the coding sequence ATGAAGGGAGTTCCAGTAGAAAAGGTCAGGACGATCACGCTCATCGGCCACGGGGGGTGCGGAAAAACGAGCCTCCTGGATGCGATGATGTTTCTCAGCGGGGCGCATGATCGCCATGGCAGGGTTGACGCTGGATCATCCATTGGGGACACGAGCGACGAGGAGCGGTCGCGCAAGATCAGCATCCAGTCGCACCCGCTCCACTGCACGTGGAAGGAACACAGTATCTTCATCATCGACACGCCCGGGTACGCGGATTTTATCGGGGACGTGGCGTGCAGCCTGCGCGTCGCCGACGCGGCGCTGGTGGTGGTTGACGCGGTGTCCGGCGTCGATGTCGGCACCATGCGCGTCTGGAAATTCGCCGATGTGCACCGCCTGCCGCGGATGATCGTGATCAGCAGGCTTGATAAGGAAAACGCGGACTACGGGAGATGCCTGGAATTCATCAGGCACAATTTTGGAGAGAAGTGCGTCCCCCTCTTCTTCCCCGTCGGGAAGCAGAGCGCCCTCAGCGGCGTCGCGGATTTGCTTTCAGGAAAAGGCGCGGAGGCGCTCGATGCCGACGCGAAGGCAATGGCAGCCAAGATCAAGGAAAAACTGGTGGAGGCGGCGGCGGAAACAGACGACTCGCTCCTCGAGAAGTACCTCGAGGCGGGCAGCCTCTCGCCGGAGGAACTGGCCCCTGCTCTGCGGAGGGCGGTACAGGCCGGCTCCCTTGTCCCCGTGCTCTGCGTTTCTGCTGAAAAAGAAACCGGGATTCGGGAGCTCCTCGACACCATCTGCACGCTGCTCCCCTCGCCCGCTGACAGTGGGGAGATCAAGGTCGGTGAGGCCGTCATCAAACCAGCGCCGCAGGAACCCTTCAGCGCCCTGGTGTTCAAGAGCGTCACGGACCCGTTCGTGGGACAATTGACCTATTTCAGGATCTATTCCGGCACGATCCAGTCGAACACATCCTTCTATAACGCCTCCGTCCAGAAGAGCGAGCGCTTCGGGCACCTCTACCTGATCAAGGGGAAGGAACAGATCTCCGTCGAAGAGGGCGGCCCCGGGGATATCATCGCCGTCGCGAAACTCAAGAATACATTGGTGGGCAACAGCCTCACGGCGGAGGGCCGACCGGTCGAGTTCCCTCCGCTCTGGCTGCCGAAGCCGGTGATTTCATTCGCGGTCTACTCGAAGAAGCGCGGAGAGGAGGAGAAAATTGCCACCGGCCTCCACCGGATCACGCAGGACGATCCGACGCTCAAGGCAGTCCGGAACAGCGAGACGAAGGAGTTTATCCTGACGGGGATGGGCGACCTGCACATCGAGACGGCGGTCCAGAGGCTGAAGAACAAGTTCGGGGTGGAGGTTGACCTGCGCACGCCCGCCGTCCCCTACAAGGAAACCATTATGATACCCGCCGAGGGGCACGAGCGGCACAAGAAGCAGACCGGCGGCCGCGGCCAGTACGCCGAGGTGTTCCTCAAGGTCGAGCCGATGGGGAGGGGGAGCGGGTTCGAGTTCGTGGACGACATCGTCGGCGGAACGATCCCGAAGAGTTTCCTCCCCGCGATCGAGAAGGGGGTGCGGGGGGCGACGGGGGCCGGGGTCGTCGCGGGCTTCCCGGTCGTGGACTTCCGCGTCAGCTGCTACGACGGGTCCTTTCACGACGTCGACTCGTCCAACATGGCGTTCGAGCTCGCGGGGTCGAAGGCGTTCAAGGACGGGATGGCCAAGGCGCGGCCTATCCTCCTCGAGCCGATCTATAATCTCGAGGTGACCGTCCCCGCTGAGTACATGGGCGCGATTACCGGGGACCTGAACAGCAAGCGCGGGCGCATCATGGGGATGGAGCAGATCGGTGAACTTCAGAAGATCAAGGCGCAGGTCCCCCTCGCCGAGATGCTCCGCTACTGCACGGAGCTCCGGTCGCTCACCGGCGGGCGCGGCACGTTTGAAATGGAGTTCTCCTCCTATGAGGAGCTTCCCTCCGCGCTGATCCCCAGAATTGTCGCCCAGTTCCAGGCGAAGAAGGAAGAGAAGTAA
- the ruvA gene encoding Holliday junction branch migration protein RuvA: MITFLHGELLGAQPTGIVVGVNGVGYELVIPLSSFDRLPKKGERITILTHLHVREDGMVLYGFMTEEERSLFRLLLGVSGIGPKIAMSILSGISPQNFCAAVSQGSAHMLAVVPGIGRKKAERLIVELKDKIGRLEAVAGRPGVSPHDRVIDDAVRALISLGYTHSEAQKAIHAALQRIGTPGDVEKLIREALKPA, encoded by the coding sequence ATGATAACGTTTTTGCATGGGGAACTCCTCGGGGCTCAGCCGACCGGCATCGTCGTCGGAGTGAACGGCGTCGGTTATGAGCTGGTGATACCGCTGAGCAGCTTCGACCGCTTGCCGAAGAAGGGTGAGCGCATCACGATACTCACGCACCTCCACGTCAGGGAAGACGGGATGGTGCTCTATGGCTTCATGACGGAGGAGGAGCGGAGCCTCTTCCGGCTGCTGCTGGGGGTTTCGGGGATCGGCCCGAAGATTGCGATGAGCATTTTGAGCGGCATCTCTCCCCAGAATTTTTGCGCGGCGGTGAGCCAGGGCAGCGCTCACATGCTCGCCGTGGTGCCCGGGATAGGGAGGAAGAAGGCCGAGCGCCTCATCGTCGAGCTGAAGGATAAGATCGGAAGACTGGAGGCCGTCGCGGGAAGACCTGGGGTGTCTCCCCATGACCGGGTGATAGACGACGCCGTGCGCGCCCTCATTTCGCTCGGCTACACGCACTCAGAAGCGCAGAAGGCGATCCACGCGGCGCTGCAGAGGATAGGCACGCCGGGGGACGTGGAGAAGCTCATCCGCGAGGCGCTGAAACCGGCGTGA
- the ruvC gene encoding crossover junction endodeoxyribonuclease RuvC: MRIIGVDPGTLVTGYGIIERKGSRLSYVGGGCIHNRSGTPLPDRFLKIYRELKKVFESYTPDQMAVEGLFFCKNVKAALKLGEARGIAILVAAEKGVEVFEYAPRRVKQAVLGRGGAQKQQVQFMVKQILNMREEPRPADAADALALAVCHAHTTR; encoded by the coding sequence GTGAGAATTATCGGCGTGGATCCCGGAACACTGGTGACAGGCTACGGGATCATAGAGAGGAAGGGATCCCGGCTCTCCTACGTGGGAGGGGGCTGCATCCACAACCGCAGCGGCACTCCCCTCCCCGATAGATTTTTAAAGATATATCGTGAGCTTAAAAAAGTATTCGAGTCGTACACACCTGACCAGATGGCGGTGGAGGGGCTCTTTTTCTGCAAGAATGTGAAGGCCGCACTCAAGCTGGGAGAGGCGCGGGGGATCGCCATCCTGGTCGCCGCGGAGAAGGGCGTTGAGGTGTTTGAGTACGCCCCCCGCCGGGTGAAGCAGGCAGTGCTCGGCAGGGGCGGCGCCCAGAAGCAGCAGGTCCAATTCATGGTGAAGCAGATCCTGAACATGCGCGAGGAACCGCGTCCCGCTGATGCCGCCGATGCCCTCGCGCTCGCCGTCTGCCATGCGCATACCACGCGGTAA
- a CDS encoding YebC/PmpR family DNA-binding transcriptional regulator, giving the protein MSGHSKWASIKHKKGALDAKRGQIFSKIVREISVAARAGGGDPDSNPRLRAVILNAKAVNMPSDNVEKAIKKGTGELPGVSYEEVAYEGYGPGGVAIMVNCLSDNKNRTASEIRNIFDKKNGHMGGAGSVAWNFIKKGMITVDKKVIDEEKLFSIALEAGAEDFSAEEKDVFEIYTVPDKLEGVKRALDGKGIKYSVAEISLVPKSTIRVAGKEAHQLLELMGELEDHDDVQSVSSNFDIPDEILEEVEKQ; this is encoded by the coding sequence ATGAGCGGACATTCAAAATGGGCGAGCATCAAACACAAGAAGGGCGCGCTCGACGCGAAGCGGGGGCAGATATTCTCAAAGATCGTGCGCGAGATCTCCGTGGCGGCGCGGGCCGGCGGCGGCGACCCCGACAGCAATCCCCGCCTGCGCGCGGTCATCCTCAATGCGAAGGCGGTCAATATGCCTTCCGACAATGTCGAGAAGGCGATCAAAAAAGGGACCGGCGAGCTGCCTGGCGTGAGCTACGAGGAGGTCGCCTACGAGGGGTACGGTCCGGGTGGAGTGGCGATCATGGTAAATTGCCTCTCTGACAATAAAAACCGCACCGCCTCGGAAATCCGCAATATCTTTGACAAGAAGAACGGGCATATGGGAGGGGCGGGTTCCGTCGCCTGGAACTTTATTAAGAAGGGGATGATCACGGTGGACAAAAAGGTGATCGATGAGGAAAAGCTCTTCTCGATCGCCCTTGAAGCGGGCGCGGAGGATTTCAGCGCTGAGGAGAAGGATGTCTTCGAGATCTACACGGTTCCCGACAAGCTCGAGGGGGTGAAGCGCGCGCTCGATGGGAAAGGGATTAAATACTCCGTCGCCGAGATCTCGCTCGTGCCCAAGAGCACCATCCGGGTGGCCGGGAAAGAGGCGCACCAGCTCCTCGAGCTGATGGGGGAGCTCGAAGATCACGATGACGTGCAGAGCGTCTCTTCGAATTTTGATATTCCCGATGAGATACTCGAGGAGGTGGAGAAGCAGTAG